In the genome of Yersinia enterocolitica, the window TCCGATCATGCCTGCTATTGCCATCCGTGAGGTGGTTGAGGATGCTTATCGTGCAGATGCTCAGATGATAGTTTCGGCCGCGCGGGATATTCTGGCGGTGCGGCTGCGTGACCCGGCCGTTGATAAATACTCTACACCACTGCTGTATCTCAAAGGTTTCCACGCTTTACAGGCTTATCGTATCGGTCATTGGTTGTGGGCGCAGGATCGTAAAGCGTTAGCTATTTACCTTCAAAATCAAGTCTCTGTTGCTTTTGGGGTTGATATCCACCCTGCGGCTACCATTGGTTGCGGCATCATGTTGGACCACGCGACCGGTATTGTTATTGGCGAAACGGCAGTAGTTGAGAATGATGTATCGATCCTGCAATCGGTTACTTTAGGGGGGACCGGTAAAACCAGCGGTGATCGTCATCCGAAGATCCGTGAAGGTGTGATGATTGGGGCTGGGGCAAAAATTTTGGGGAATATCGAGGTTGGACGCGGTGCGAAAATTGGTGCCGGGTCCGTTGTATTGCAGGCGGTTCCCGCTCATACCACCGCAGCAGGGGTACCTGCCCGCATCGTTGGTAAACCCGAAAGTGATAAGCCGTCATTGGATATGGACCAGCATTTCAATGGGATTACCCATGGGTTTGAGTACGGCGACGGCATCTGATCATCTCCTTCGTACTTGAAGCTGTAGCGGTGTTAGCTGCTCTTACTCACCCGAATTACTGACTTATGTCAGCTCATCGGGATGAGTTCGTTTGCTGCCTGGCTACAACTCCAATTACCTTGGATGTACACCTTTCTATTGGGTTGCTAGCTGATCACCGACACATTTTGGCTAAAACAACGACTCTCTCAGTAACGCACCCGGATAACCTAATTGCCGCCAGGCTTCATACACCACCACTGACACCGCGTTTGACAGATTCATGCTACGGCTATCGGCTTGCATCGGAATCCTGATTTTCTGTTGAGCAGGTAATGCATCCAAAACACTGGCGGGCAAGCCACGGGTTTCAGGGCCAAACAACAGGTAATCATCAGCTTGATAGCTTACTGCACTGTGGGCTGGCGTCCCTTTGGTGGTTAGTGCAAATAATCGGGCAGGCTGCGCACTGTCGAGATTTTCACAATCTAAAAAGGCTTGATAATCATGGTGATGCTTAATACTGGCAAACTCATGATAATCAAGACCTGCACGGCGTAAGCGTTTGTCATCCCAGGTGAAACCTAAAGGTTTAATCA includes:
- a CDS encoding serine O-acetyltransferase, whose protein sequence is MSSEELELVWSSIKSEARALAECEPMLASFFHATLLKHENLGSALSYILANKLANPIMPAIAIREVVEDAYRADAQMIVSAARDILAVRLRDPAVDKYSTPLLYLKGFHALQAYRIGHWLWAQDRKALAIYLQNQVSVAFGVDIHPAATIGCGIMLDHATGIVIGETAVVENDVSILQSVTLGGTGKTSGDRHPKIREGVMIGAGAKILGNIEVGRGAKIGAGSVVLQAVPAHTTAAGVPARIVGKPESDKPSLDMDQHFNGITHGFEYGDGI
- a CDS encoding tRNA (uridine(34)/cytosine(34)/5-carboxymethylaminomethyluridine(34)-2'-O)-methyltransferase TrmL translates to MLNIVLFEPEIPPNTGNIIRLCANTGCQLHLIKPLGFTWDDKRLRRAGLDYHEFASIKHHHDYQAFLDCENLDSAQPARLFALTTKGTPAHSAVSYQADDYLLFGPETRGLPASVLDALPAQQKIRIPMQADSRSMNLSNAVSVVVYEAWRQLGYPGALLRESLF